The sequence AAACACCTTCATGGCGATCATGAAACCGTCGCCCTCTTTACCCAGCCGGTGCGACTCGGGCACGACCACATTGTCGAGCGTGATCTCGGCTGTGTCTGAGGCGCGCTGGCCCAGCTTGTCGAACTTTTTGCTCACCGAGAAACCGGGGCGGTCGCGTTCGACAATGAAGGCGCTCATGCCTTTGTATCGCTTCGCCTTGTCGGTGTAGGCGAAAACTACGTGGAAGTCGGCGTGCGAGGCGTTGGAGATGAAGGTCTTGCTTCCCTTGATTACGTACTCGTCGCCCTGTCGCGTGGCCGTGCTGGCGATTCCGGCCACGTCCGAACCGGCGCCCGGCTCGGTGACGCAGTAGGCGGCCAGTTGATTCTTCCCGGTGAGCCGGCCCAGCCACCCCTGCTTTTGCTCTTCGTTCCCGGCAATGAGGATGGGCAGGGCGGCCAGGTTGTTGATGGTCAGCGAAGTACTGATCCCACTGCACCCCCAGGCCAGCTCTTCGGCCAGCAAACATTCTTCGATGAGCGAAGCCCCGCCGCCGCCATATTCAAACGGAATGTTGGCGTTCATCAGCCCGGCCTGGCGCGCCTTTTCGAAGACGGGCCAGGGGAACTCGGCGGTGCGGTCGTAGTGCTCGGCCACCGGCGCAATCTCGGCTCGGGCAAAATCGCGGGCCAGGTTTTGCAACATGCGTTGCTCTTCGGTGAGAGAGAATCCAATTGTCATCGTTCAACCTTTCTTTTTTGATTTGCTCAGGTCAAGTCTTCGCCTGGAAAAGCCGGGAGACCCATTATTCTTTTACGACTCCTTTGCAGTGAGACCGTAGTGCGTGTGTAATCTGCGGATAGAGATCAACCTCTCGCGGCGCGCAACACGTCCGGGATCGTGTCGCGAATGATTTCCACAATGCGATTGATTTGCTCGTCGGTGATCACAAACGGCGGCGCCAGGCAGATGCAGTCGGCCAGCACCCGCGTGTACAGGCCGCGATTCAGCAGGGCATCGTAGAGTCGCTGAGTCATGCCGGCTTCGGGCGGGAACAGTTGTTTGGTGGTCTTGTCGGCGACGACTTCCACTGCCGCCATCAGGCCCTTGCCGCGCACGTGGCCCACGCCGTCCATCGCCTCCAACGTCCGCAGTTTTTCCAACAGTTGTTTGCCGCCGCCGGCGGCGCGCTCCACCAGCTTTTCGTTTTCGATGATCTCAATGTTCTTCAAGGCGACGGCGCAACAGGTGGGATGGCCGGAGTAAGTGTAAGCGTGCATCCAGCGTTTGCCCGGCGGCACGCTGTTGATGGCCTCG is a genomic window of Chloroflexota bacterium containing:
- a CDS encoding acyl-CoA dehydrogenase family protein produces the protein MTIGFSLTEEQRMLQNLARDFARAEIAPVAEHYDRTAEFPWPVFEKARQAGLMNANIPFEYGGGGASLIEECLLAEELAWGCSGISTSLTINNLAALPILIAGNEEQKQGWLGRLTGKNQLAAYCVTEPGAGSDVAGIASTATRQGDEYVIKGSKTFISNASHADFHVVFAYTDKAKRYKGMSAFIVERDRPGFSVSKKFDKLGQRASDTAEITLDNVVVPESHRLGKEGDGFMIAMKVF